GTTCGGGAGCTGCTTTCGGAGTATGACTTCCCTGGCGACGAGGTGCCGGTGATATCCGGGAGCGCGCTGAAGGCCTTGGAGAGCGACGATCCGAGCAGCGAAGACGCCAAGTCGATCTTTGAGCTCTTGGATGCCATAGACGATTACGTGCCGGAGCCGCAGCGGGACAAGGACAAGCCGTTTTTGATGCCGGTTGAGGACGTGTTCAGCATTTCCGGCCGGGGTACGGTTGCCACCGGGCGCGTTGAGCGGGGCATGATCAAGGTCGGTGAAGAGATCGAGGTGGTCGGGATGACCGACACCCGGAAGACGGTGGTGACCGGAGTAGAGATGTTCCGCAAGACCCTTGACCAGGGTGAAGCCGGTGACAACGTGGGCATTCTGCTTCGGGGGGTGAAGCGGGACGAGATCGAGCGCGGCCAGGTGCTGGCCCGTCCGAAGTCGATCACCCCGCACCGGAAGTTCAAGGCCGAGGTGTATGTTCTGAAGAAGGAAGAGGGAGGACGGCACACCCCGTTTTTCTCCGGCTACCGTCCGCAGTTCTACTTCCGGACCACAGACGTGACCGGAGTGGTGACCTTGGCAGAGGGTGTAGAGATGGTCATGCCCGGGGATAATGCGACCTTTGACGTTGAACTGATCGTACCGATAGCGATGGAGCACGGTCTGCGCTTCGCCATCCGCGAAGGCGGGCGAACCGTTGGAGCCGGTGTGGTCTCTGAGATAGTGGAGTAG
This region of Desulfovermiculus halophilus DSM 18834 genomic DNA includes:
- the tuf gene encoding elongation factor Tu yields the protein MAKEKYARSKPHVNIGTVGHIDHGKTTLTAAITKMLHMKNKSGSFIPFDQIDKAPEEKERGITIATAHVEYETDKRHYAHVDCPGHADYIKNMITGAAQMDGAILVVAATDGPMPQTREHILLARQVGVPSLVVYLNKVDLVDDPELLELVELEVRELLSEYDFPGDEVPVISGSALKALESDDPSSEDAKSIFELLDAIDDYVPEPQRDKDKPFLMPVEDVFSISGRGTVATGRVERGMIKVGEEIEVVGMTDTRKTVVTGVEMFRKTLDQGEAGDNVGILLRGVKRDEIERGQVLARPKSITPHRKFKAEVYVLKKEEGGRHTPFFSGYRPQFYFRTTDVTGVVTLAEGVEMVMPGDNATFDVELIVPIAMEHGLRFAIREGGRTVGAGVVSEIVE